GCTCGATGGCGCGGTTGACCATGTATTTCTTGATCTCTTCGTAACCCTGGTTATTCCACAGCAGGATGATCACCGGCGTGCGCGCTTCCACGGCGCTGGCCAGTTCCGGCAGGGTGAATTGCAGACCGCCGTCACCGATCAGGCACACCACCGGCGGACGTGCGCCGTGTTCGAGGTTACCGCCGAGCCATGCGCCAATCGCCGCCGGCAAGGCGTAACCGAGGGTGCCGTAACCGGTGGACGAGTTGAACCAGCGGCGCGGACGCTCCGGGTTGAACGTCAGGTTGCCGGTGTACACCGGTTGCGTGGAGTCACCGACGAACACTGCGTTCGGCAATTCGTGCAGCACGGTTTCGAGGAAACGGGTCTGGGCCAGAGTCGGAGCGTCCCAGGTTGCCGCCAGTTCTTCACGCAGACGCGCGGCGCGTACCTGCCCCCAGTCGTTGCGGCGCTCGGCCAGCGGTTTGTGCGACAGCGCGCTGAGCAGCGCTTGTGCGGCGTTGCGCGAGTCGGCCACCAGCGCCACGTGCGGCGGGTAGTTGCGCACGGTCTGGTCGGGATCGATGTCCACGCGCAGCAACTTGCCGGGGATTTCGAAGCCGCCAGCAAAGGTCACGTCGTAGTCGGTTTCCGCCAGTTCGGTACCGATTGCCAGGATCACGTCGGCATCGGCCACAAGGGCGCGGGTCGCTACCAGGCTCTGAGTCGAACCGATCAACAGCGGATGGCTGGACGGCAGCATGCCTTTGGCGTTGATGGTCAGGGCCACCGGCGCGTCGAGCAGCTCGGCCAGTTCAGTGAGTTCGGCCGCTGCGTCGATGGCGCCGCCACCGGCGAGGATCAGCGGACGCTGGGCGCCGGCCAGCAGTGCAGTCATGCGGCTCACAGCGGCCGGCGCAGCACCGGCACGGTCGATGTTGACCGGCACGCTGGTCAGCAGTTCGTCGGCTTCTTCGACCAGCACGTCCAGCGGAATTTCGATGTGCACCGGACGCGGACGCCCGGCCTGGAACAGCGCAAACGCACGGGCCAGCACGCCCGGCAATTCGGACGCCGACATCAGGGTGTGGGAGAACGCCGCCACGCCGCCGACCAGTGCGCTCTGGTTCGGCAGTTCATGCAGCTTGCCGCGACCGCCGCCCAGTTGGCTGCGCGACTGCACGCTGGAGATCACCAGCATCGGGATCGAATCGGCGTACGCCTGGCCCATGGCGGTGGTGATGTTGGTCATGCCAGGACCGGTGATGATGAAGCACACACCCGGTTTGCCGCTGGTGCGGGCGTAACCGTCGGCCATGAAGCCGGCGCCCTGTTCATGGCGCGGGGTGACGTGGTTGATGCTCGAACGGGCCAGCCCGCGATACAGCTCCACGGTATGCACCCCGGGAATGCCGAACACCTGCTCGACCCCATAATCTTCGAGTAACTTGACCAGTACTTCGCCACACGTCGCCATGTCTTTGCCCTTCTTGTTCGTTGAGGCACCGGGCTTTAAAAGAACCGGTGATTGGCCTCATTGAAACGGGCGACCCGTAGCCGCAACAATCGATAAAAGCTCATACTAGCCATGTCCTCACGTCATACCTTGGATCCACATGAAACGACTGCCTCCCCTGCCCGCCCTGCACACGTTTCTGATCACCGCGCAGTGCTGCAACTTCACCCGGGCCGCCGAGCAGTTGCACATCACCCAGGGTGCGGTGAGCCGGCAGATCGCCGGGCTGGAGGAACATCTGGGTTATGAGCTGTTCATTCGCCTGGCCCGGGGCCTGGAGCTGACGGCCGAAGGTCGCGAATGGCTGCCACGGGTGCAGCAGGTATTCAGCCTGATCGGCGACTCGATGGAGCAGATCGGCGCCAAGCGCGAAACCCTGCAACTCAAGGCGCCGAGCTGCGTGATGCGCTGGTTGCTGCCGCGACTGCTGCAATGGCAGCGCGAGCGTCCGGACGTACCGGTGAAACTCACGGCGTCGTTGCAACACGGGGTGGATTTTCATCGCGAGCAGTTCGACGCGGCGGTGATCTACGGCACTGCGCCCCACGACTCGCCCGCAACCCTGCATCTATTCGATGAACAACTGACGCCGGTCTGCTCGCCGACGCTGCTCAACGGCGGGCCGGCGCTGCACACACCGGCAGACTTGCAACAGCATCTGCTGCTGCACCCGACCCACACGGATGACGACTGGACACTCTGGCTTGAAGCCGCCGAACTGCACTTGAGCAACATTGCCAGCGGTCAGCATTTCGAGACGCTGGATCAGGCGATGTCAATGGCGTCCCACGGGACAGGGGTGGCGATCGGCGACTGGTCGTTGATCGGCGACGACTTGAACGCCGGGCGACTGGTGATGCCGTTCGATCTGAAGGTGAAGACGGGATTGGGTTATTACATCGTGGCGCCGGCGTCGGAGCCTTCGGCGAAGTTGCAGGAATTGATGGGGTGGCTGGTGGAGCAGGCTCATACGCGGTGACGCCTTGCCCTCATCGGAACGCCGCCCGCCCAGCCCTCTCCCGAAGGGAGAGGGAGCCTACCGTGGGATGCTTGAGAACTACGCCGACCTGAACGTGCTGTACCGAATCCATAATCGACCAGAACTTTCAGGTCGATGAATCACGTCAGACACCTCGGTCGGCTCCCTCTCCCTCCGGGAGAGGGCTGGGGTGAGGGCTAATTTTCGGATCAGACACAAC
The window above is part of the Pseudomonas fluorescens genome. Proteins encoded here:
- a CDS encoding 5-guanidino-2-oxopentanoate decarboxylase, whose protein sequence is MATCGEVLVKLLEDYGVEQVFGIPGVHTVELYRGLARSSINHVTPRHEQGAGFMADGYARTSGKPGVCFIITGPGMTNITTAMGQAYADSIPMLVISSVQSRSQLGGGRGKLHELPNQSALVGGVAAFSHTLMSASELPGVLARAFALFQAGRPRPVHIEIPLDVLVEEADELLTSVPVNIDRAGAAPAAVSRMTALLAGAQRPLILAGGGAIDAAAELTELAELLDAPVALTINAKGMLPSSHPLLIGSTQSLVATRALVADADVILAIGTELAETDYDVTFAGGFEIPGKLLRVDIDPDQTVRNYPPHVALVADSRNAAQALLSALSHKPLAERRNDWGQVRAARLREELAATWDAPTLAQTRFLETVLHELPNAVFVGDSTQPVYTGNLTFNPERPRRWFNSSTGYGTLGYALPAAIGAWLGGNLEHGARPPVVCLIGDGGLQFTLPELASAVEARTPVIILLWNNQGYEEIKKYMVNRAIEPVGVDIYTPDFIGVAKALGCAAEAISSAEHLRGALRAATDRQGPTLIEIDQTQWMKAVAK
- a CDS encoding LysR substrate-binding domain-containing protein, yielding MKRLPPLPALHTFLITAQCCNFTRAAEQLHITQGAVSRQIAGLEEHLGYELFIRLARGLELTAEGREWLPRVQQVFSLIGDSMEQIGAKRETLQLKAPSCVMRWLLPRLLQWQRERPDVPVKLTASLQHGVDFHREQFDAAVIYGTAPHDSPATLHLFDEQLTPVCSPTLLNGGPALHTPADLQQHLLLHPTHTDDDWTLWLEAAELHLSNIASGQHFETLDQAMSMASHGTGVAIGDWSLIGDDLNAGRLVMPFDLKVKTGLGYYIVAPASEPSAKLQELMGWLVEQAHTR